The DNA region GGCCTAGTCCTTacatttcctttcttttgggATTTGGGCCTATTTAACACTTTAGTTATATCCAGTAACAACTAATTCAAAAGATTCTTTTTGGTTTGGATTGTTCACTACAGCACATATGCTATAGTCATGTGTTCTACAATGGAATCTTATGCATGATCTTAataatttgttcttgcatttaTAAGTAAcctctttttaacttttacagGTTATAATTCAGCTGATTCGTAGTTTAGATTCAGTCAAGGTACCTGCAGCCCGTGCAATCATTATTTGGATGGTAGGGGAGTATAGCTCTTTGGGGGAGACAATACCGAGGACATTATCCACAGTACTGAAGTATCTTGCTTGGCACTTCACCTCAGAAGCATTAGAAACAAAGCTTCAGATACTTAATTCCATTGTGAAGGTATGTATGAGAACTTTTCTACAGTTCTACTTTAATCTCATCGATTATTTCTATATCTTAGTAGAGAAGATTTTATGTTCTGCATTGTCCCTCTTCTCCATCAAAAAATCTACTAAGGCTATGAACATTCATTCCTTTAAATCTGTAAGGTGTGAGAAGTTTAGGTTGCAGTACTCTTCCAAACTCATGCCCATTCATGAGTCCCTTTATTTTTGTCCGTTATAATCAATTCACTCAATACTCAATTGTACTTAAGTGTATATTTGGTCATGCtattaagattatatatatatatatatatatatatgatggttCCTGGTGTTTTTTGTTGAGGTATTGAAATCATATTGATTTTGAATTGTTTGATTTTAGTAGGTTCGAAAAAAACTGTGCTATATATTTCAAATGCCTTTTTGTACAGGTCTTATTATGTGCAGAAGGGCAAGACATTCAGAGCTTCAAAAGAGTTCTAAATTATGTGCTTGAACTGGCTGAGTGTGACTTGAACTATGATGTTCGTGACCGTGCACGTTTTCTTAGGAAAATTTTGTCAAGCAATTTAGACTCTCAAGGATTAGAGGAAGAAACAAATATTCTATCCCCAAATAAGGACCTGGCATATGTACTTTCAGGACACATATTTGGGGGACAGACAAAATCATCATCACCTGAACCCATAAACTACCGATTTTATCTTCCTGGTTCTCTTTCACAGATAGTTCTCCATGCAGCCCCAGGCTATGAACCCCTCCCAAAGCCTTGTAGTTTGCTACGAGATGACAATTTGGATCAAGGAACAAATGGCCTGGAAAGAGCCAGAAATAGTGACTCCTTCGACACAGATGAAACTGACTCATTATCTGGGTCTTTAGATGAGGAAGGTGCTTCAGATTATGGTTCTGAACATTCTATTTCTGGCTCAAATGTCAGTGGTGGCAGTAATGAGACTGGTTCTGCAAGTGAAGGTGATGACAACACTGATCCACTGATTCAGATTTCAGATGTTGGCAATGCTTTTGAAAATCAGCATGGAGTTTCTCATTCTGGCTCTGCTGATTTGGGAGAATTGATATCGAAGAGGGCTCTTGAATCCTGGTTGGATGACCAACCCAATTCATCTAATACAAGTACATCAGAACAAAGTCAAGTCCGTATATCTACAGCAAGAATCTCCATCGGGGATATTCGGCACCAAGTTAAATCTAAGAGCTACACACTCTTAGATCCTGCAAATGGAAACGGTTTGAAGGTGGTTTATTCATTTTCATCTGAAGTTTCAACCATATCCCCACATCTTGTATCTGTAGaagttttcttcaaaaattgtTCATCAGAAAACATGTCAGACATACTTTTAGAAGATGAGGAATCAAACAAAGACTCCAATTCTGCCGATCAAACATTGGTTGCTACTGACAGGTAATTGTTATTATACTTGTCAATGACATtgccattttatttatttatttttatttacattctagGTTGAACATCTATGTATGTAGAATTGAGGGAAGAGTGTATATTTGATGTAAGCTAGATTGTTGCTAATATCATGGGTTTGTACCTCTGCAAGGTCCATGCCTAAAGTCTAGGTGAACTGGTGTTCATGAAGGTCTGTTTATGatcttgaattaaaaaaaatgtggttaGATGATTTTTACTGGAAAAGTTTGTGCCACTCCCACTATTCCATAACTTACAGTTTGACacaaatttagttgttttaattattattttttttagtcaaaaaaaTTCTTCATAATTGGGATGTTTAAACTTGAGGTTAGATGTGGTTTTTACAAGGTTTAACATATTTTTCTATAAGCTGGTTATGCATGACTCACGTGGTCATCCTTAGTAGaatttgtaatttgtattaATAGTTGATGATTTTTAAAAGTCAAAGAGTATAGTTTTATCAATATTGTGTtaaagtttgagtttaaattttcaaatattttaaattgtagTCTTAACTAGTTTAAATTTTCATGCAAATTGTTTGTGATCAGTAACTATAGACTCAGCAGTATCTGTCTGAACTTAGGTTGTTGCTCCCCTCTTCCCACCCCTCCTTGTCTATTACATGCCAACCTTTAAAGCACTAAATCTTGTTGAACCTTTTTATCTTGATGCTGCAGCTCCTTGACATCCCATAATAACGTACCAATTCTTGTTCCTATGGAAGAGATCACTTATCTGGAACCTGGTCAGACAGCAAAGAGGATTATCCAGGTTCGCTTCCATCATCATCTATTGCCTCTGAAGCTGGCCTTGTCTTATAATGGCAATAATCTTCCTGTAAAGTTGCGGCCAGACATTGGTTACTTTGTAAAACCACTTCCAATGAATATTGAAGCCTTCACTGATAAGGAATCTCGTCTCCCAGGAATGTTTGAATATGTTAGGAGGTCAGTCACTTGTTGAATTCTATAATACTTACcttccttcatcttcttcagtATTGCCTTCTTTCCTTGTATTGTCCTGGAGGTGGGTGATGGGATTCCTAAATAAGgaaatttatatgtaaaaattgCTATATAGGACCTTTTCAACAGGTGGTAGTGTTAAATGTGTTCATTCTCCTTGCTTGATGCTTGGGTTCGAATCTAATACACTCATGTTGTAGTGGGTACCGAATTTTATTGGGTCACAGGATTTTACCCTTCTTAGGGTTGCCTTTCTAGGCCTGCAGTTACGAGGTGCCAGCGTCCCCTCCTAACCCCCCACTCCCCAATTATTTTTATCTCCATACCTAAAGGGgggaaaatagagagaaaaggaaTTGCAATGTATGATTTGCAACTGTCACAACATATTAACAGATAACTGGGATTTGAATTATGGAGACAGTTCTCTTTCTCTTggcaatttttattatttgaataataatggtatttgatatttttttgggtttaactTCCTTTTGGAAAATGAATCTTCTTTTGTATTCTAAGTTGGATTCTCTGGCATTACATGCAACAGTTGTACTTTCACTGACCATATTGGGGAGCTAAACAAGGATAAGGGCGACAACCTAGTCGTAAAAGACAACTTTCTAGTAATCTGCCAGTGCCTAGCCTTAAAGATGCTTGGCAATGCAAATCTTTTTCTTGTATCAGTGGATATGCCGGTTTCTACCAACCTTGATGATGCATCTGGTTTACGTTTACGATTCAGTAGTGAGATCTTGAGCAACTCAATTCCTTGCTTGATTACCATCACTGTTGAAGGAAAATGCAACGATCCATTGCAAGTGTCTGTAAAAGTCAACTGTGAGGAAACTGTATTCGGCTTAAATCTGTTGAACAGAGTTGTAAATTTCTTAGCTGAATCCTCTCTTTCCCCCTTGTAATTGGTTGCATTGGAATGTGGGATTATTGATCATCAAGTTGGGGAAGAAAACAGGTGAATACTCGAAGAAATTGATTCCTTGTCTTAAAAATGTAGTGGAATTTGTTATTTCAAAGCAGTTCTTTTAAACAATCTTGTTggcctttttcttttgtttttgcttttaaaaaagtttgtgtATAAGCTTAAGCAACTTTGTATTTTTCACGTTATCCCCGTAAAGAATAGCCAATGGGAAacctttgtatttttttattaattaaaactgCCTCATGCATCTAAGTTCTTGTTCGgagactttatttatttatttatttgatgctTCTAGTTTGTACTAATCCAGATATTATGTACTGCCTTTGTTTCCTGTGGAAATGGGTCATTGTCAATGTGGACTAGACCATTTTGTCTCTGTTATCTTTACTTTTGTGTCTATATGTAAGGAATGTATCATATTTTTAGCTTTCTACTGCTCAAAAAAATACAGTGGTTATATTTTACATATGTACGTTGCCATTTTTATCTGAAGGAATCGTGTGtttctctcatttcttttacattttttattggataatgTATCAGTGAAATTATTGTATGAATTATCTTTTATTTCGAATTagatttttttgatacattAATAGTTGGGGGTGGGGATTTGAACCTTGTATGTCTCTATTGAAAAAACCAAAAGATGCCAAAGCTATAAAGCtaatagcttcttctttttttcttctaattagTGCACAAAATAGCGTTTGTATAAATCAATGGAAATGCTATTGCTTATTTGATACATTTTAAGTGGAGGAGGAGGGATTTGAGCCCTAAACATATCCATTGGAAATTTGAGCCCTAAACATATCCATTGGAAACACATGAAGTATCGGTTGAAACAGTAGTAGATGCTTGTGGAGCTTGGCCTATAAACTATAAATCTCGGTGGACTTTAGCATTGCCTGCTGTATAGGAAATCGCTTTGCTTCTTCTACGTGGCTAATCTGGACCTCTATTCCTCATTTGTTGGATATAAACAGCTATGACTGTTTTCCCTCCTCACTCATAAAGCCAGAAGGTAGCGAAACTCAAATTCATAAGGTTGGATTTCTACCATTTTGGTTCTAGGAGATCTTGTTTCCCCGTTTAAGCACTCCATCATTAATCTTTTCAATGACCCAGAACGTGGCAATTGGCTGTAAATCCATTCTAGTAGTGATTCCATGTCATCTGCGAAATCTCTCATGTGCCATTGCAGGAGCTTGGGCACTATGATCTTTCTCTTGCTTGTAACTCCCACTGAAGCTTCCAAATATTCCACTTTGGCCTTCCCCAGTTCATTCACTACTTCATTTGGTGTGTAGACCCTTAACTGCAAAGTAGGTCGTTCTTTCATCAACCTTATTTAATGCATGTGTGTAACTAGAAGTAGACAGGTAAATTGTTTTAGTGAAATGAATTAGGAGAATGTTTTACTTACAGCTGGTGAGGACCAACTTCCTCGGCAAAGAGCAAATGTAACATTGGGTTCTGGATAACCCAGACCATAGGCATGGCGTAGCAGCATTTCCTTCTCATCCGTAAGGCCCTAGCAAATTGCAATTGTACATGCATTCATTAGCTAAGTAAAGATAAGACTAGCAGAATTCTTTAGGCATCTAAATGTGACTACCATCATCTTAAATTTGGTTTTGGTGTCAGCTTTAATACTGGTTGAGATATATGCATTCATTATCATAGTAAAGATAAGACTAGAAGAGTTCTGTAGGAATATAAATGTGTCTACCATCATGTTAAATTTGGTTTTGGTGTCAGCTTTAATACTGGTTGAGATcaacaaaattttagttattagaTTATAGTGGTAAAAAATATTGATTGAGATGACTTGAAGCATTGGAAACATATGAGTTTTATAAGCCTAGGTGCATAGATTAGATCAAGTAGCTAGATGTTAAGTTGTTAACTTCACATACTTGGTTTGATTCCCATGGATGTCGGAGAATAAAATGCTCGATAGCCAAAGCATTCAGTACTATACCGCCCACATTCACTGCAGCCTTTGCCAAAATAGAGCCATCTTGTATCAGCATAATGACTTGAAAATACGTTAGTGATGATTTGATAGCCAAAGTTTTAGGATAATAGTCTCTCCCAGACATTAACATACCTTGTTCATAATATCCAGTAGTTTCCCTTGAGTTGAAGGTAATCCATGTTCTAGGTATGCCtgaaatttgataaaattaaagTGAACTTATATTGCATACTTATAACTCATCTACTTTTATCTTGTGGCTTTAGGGACTGGCTTGCTTCTTGTTCCTGTGCAAAGCAAAGCAAGTAGATCATGCCATGATTGTCAGAATAGTATGCATTAGACATGGCATGATCCGCTCATGTCCTGCTTGCACTGGAACAAGACGCATGTAGCCCACGGCTAAGATTGTCTTACGGTACATGCATTATGCAGGCATTGTAGATGTTGATCCAGAATGCCAACTTCTGTTTGTAGGTCAAGAAAGTCAAGTCAACATTACATAGCCTATGCATCAAAAACCTGCCAAAAAGGTAAAGAACATATAAGATTACTTGGTCTGACTATTGTGTGCGAGTAATTATAACTGtgttttaatgtaaaaatacCCAAGAAGCAACCTCAGTTTCCTCATTGCTGGTAAGCGCTCTGAAATACGGCCAATGTCTAACGAGCTTCTTGTGACTTGGATGAAGTTCTCGTATGGTCCAAAATCCCTGACTAATCCATCGAAGTCTGGTAATATGCCATAAGGATCGAGATTTGAAGTATTGTCATTGAATAGGAATGTGGATGTTTTACAGTTGAATGTGGTCTTTGCCATGAACCCTTTAGATTTCATGCAAGGGAGAGTAAGCTTAGGAACTGCAGCTGATCCTTCTCTCTCCATAGATGCTTGGTTGAGCTTGAAAAATATGCTGATTAGGCACTTTATCAGTTTCTCAGAGAGTTCATTTGGTTTCTCGATGACAGATTCTTTATTAATATGGTGTTGGTTTCGAATCAATCTCCTGGTATGTCTCCTAGACATTTGATATTCTTCTGTCATGACATTCAAAACCAAATTGAGGAAAAACAAATAGTGAAAAGAATGAGGAAGAAATATCTATGTATTTGCAAATAACTAAACATGTTActtcacatgattttttttaggggaggggggggggggggggttaggCAATACATAAACATGTTTCAGCATGTTGGCATGTGACAGGACCATCCAATTTAGGGGTCCAATACAATTCCATTATTTAGATTCTTTATCCCTAACGTAAGCAGGTGGTTTTTGAACATTCTTCTTGGGCAGAGTCTTTGGTTTACCATTGAATCTTGTGGAAGACATGCTTAGGATTTCTGATACAGAACCCAATGAGGGTCTTCTTTCCTTTCTCAtcctttcttttctaaactcaTCATAATTTTGTGATCTGGATCTCTGATCATTAAGCACTGACTGGTTCTCTGGTCCAAATAGCAG from Castanea sativa cultivar Marrone di Chiusa Pesio chromosome 6, ASM4071231v1 includes:
- the LOC142640832 gene encoding AP3-complex subunit beta-A isoform X2 — encoded protein: MAGIRLHVISSLVLVAVGKCARDPSVYVRKSAANALPKLYDLRLEEHTSAIEEIVGILLNDQSPGVVGAAAAAFASICPSNFSLIERNYRRLCEILPDVEEWGQIILIGILLRFVIARHGLVEESIMFSLHSTKSGKSEKDGEASKISNKEDTGYGSKNDDFGLGADVSGNIDLEFSNMVSRCYIEGPDEYLSRLSYANTGPSELNVAQFTSGKSNDDVKILLQCTSPLLWSHNSAVVLAAAGVHWIMALRENVKKIVKPLLFLLRSSNASKYVVLCNIQVFAKAMPSLFAPHFEDFFICSSDSYQIKTLKLEILSSIVTESTISFVFKEFQDYIRDPDRRFAADTVAAIGLCSQRLPDTATTCLEGLLALTRQEFLSSDFGSVDGEAGVLIQAIMSIQSIIKQDPPSHEKVIIQLIRSLDSVKVPAARAIIIWMVGEYSSLGETIPRTLSTVLKYLAWHFTSEALETKLQILNSIVKVLLCAEGQDIQSFKRVLNYVLELAECDLNYDVRDRARFLRKILSSNLDSQGLEEETNILSPNKDLAYVLSGHIFGGQTKSSSPEPINYRFYLPGSLSQIVLHAAPGYEPLPKPCSLLRDDNLDQGTNGLERARNSDSFDTDETDSLSGSLDEEGASDYGSEHSISGSNVSGGSNETGSASEGDDNTDPLIQISDVGNAFENQHGVSHSGSADLGELISKRALESWLDDQPNSSNTSTSEQSQVRISTARISIGDIRHQVKSKSYTLLDPANGNGLKVVYSFSSEVSTISPHLVSVEVFFKNCSSENMSDILLEDEESNKDSNSADQTLVATDSSLTSHNNVPILVPMEEITYLEPGQTAKRIIQVRFHHHLLPLKLALSYNGNNLPVKLRPDIGYFVKPLPMNIEAFTDKESRLPGMFEYVRSCTFTDHIGELNKDKGDNLVVKDNFLVICQCLALKMLGNANLFLVSVDMPVSTNLDDASGLRLRFSSEILSNSIPCLITITVEGKCNDPLQVSVKVNCEETVFGLNLLNRVVNFLAESSLSPL
- the LOC142640832 gene encoding AP3-complex subunit beta-A isoform X1; translated protein: MFPQFGATAETLSKASSMVFRIGTDAHLYDDPEDVNIAPLLDSKFDSEKCEALKRLLALIAQGFDVSNFFPQVVKNVATQSLELKKLAYLYLLHYAEKRPNEALLSINCFQKDLGDPNALVRAWALRAMAGIRLHVISSLVLVAVGKCARDPSVYVRKSAANALPKLYDLRLEEHTSAIEEIVGILLNDQSPGVVGAAAAAFASICPSNFSLIERNYRRLCEILPDVEEWGQIILIGILLRFVIARHGLVEESIMFSLHSTKSGKSEKDGEASKISNKEDTGYGSKNDDFGLGADVSGNIDLEFSNMVSRCYIEGPDEYLSRLSYANTGPSELNVAQFTSGKSNDDVKILLQCTSPLLWSHNSAVVLAAAGVHWIMALRENVKKIVKPLLFLLRSSNASKYVVLCNIQVFAKAMPSLFAPHFEDFFICSSDSYQIKTLKLEILSSIVTESTISFVFKEFQDYIRDPDRRFAADTVAAIGLCSQRLPDTATTCLEGLLALTRQEFLSSDFGSVDGEAGVLIQAIMSIQSIIKQDPPSHEKVIIQLIRSLDSVKVPAARAIIIWMVGEYSSLGETIPRTLSTVLKYLAWHFTSEALETKLQILNSIVKVLLCAEGQDIQSFKRVLNYVLELAECDLNYDVRDRARFLRKILSSNLDSQGLEEETNILSPNKDLAYVLSGHIFGGQTKSSSPEPINYRFYLPGSLSQIVLHAAPGYEPLPKPCSLLRDDNLDQGTNGLERARNSDSFDTDETDSLSGSLDEEGASDYGSEHSISGSNVSGGSNETGSASEGDDNTDPLIQISDVGNAFENQHGVSHSGSADLGELISKRALESWLDDQPNSSNTSTSEQSQVRISTARISIGDIRHQVKSKSYTLLDPANGNGLKVVYSFSSEVSTISPHLVSVEVFFKNCSSENMSDILLEDEESNKDSNSADQTLVATDSSLTSHNNVPILVPMEEITYLEPGQTAKRIIQVRFHHHLLPLKLALSYNGNNLPVKLRPDIGYFVKPLPMNIEAFTDKESRLPGMFEYVRSCTFTDHIGELNKDKGDNLVVKDNFLVICQCLALKMLGNANLFLVSVDMPVSTNLDDASGLRLRFSSEILSNSIPCLITITVEGKCNDPLQVSVKVNCEETVFGLNLLNRVVNFLAESSLSPL
- the LOC142641304 gene encoding uncharacterized protein LOC142641304 isoform X1, whose protein sequence is MKFEDLLMQRSDERQKRLDLEEEVKKLQGVLDGEQALNRVLRFALQGPVSSHPSLSSMVPPEVRLILEELAIVQEEILWLERKVEELKLILYKEREQNKEREMLHLTRLPEETQLLFGPENQSVLNDQRSRSQNYDEFRKERMRKERRPSLGSVSEILSMSSTRFNEEYQMSRRHTRRLIRNQHHINKESVIEKPNELSEKLIKCLISIFFKLNQASMEREGSAAVPKLTLPCMKSKGFMAKTTFNCKTSTFLFNDNTSNLDPYGILPDFDGLVRDFGPYENFIQVTRSSLDIGRISERLPAMRKLRLLLGFLMHRLCNVDLTFLTYKQKLAFWINIYNACIMHAYLEHGLPSTQGKLLDIMNKAAVNVGGIVLNALAIEHFILRHPWESNQGLTDEKEMLLRHAYGLGYPEPNVTFALCRGSWSSPALRVYTPNEVVNELGKAKVEYLEASVGVTSKRKIIVPKLLQWHMRDFADDMESLLEWIYSQLPRSGSLKRLMMECLNGETRSPRTKMVEIQPYEFEFRYLLAL
- the LOC142641304 gene encoding uncharacterized protein LOC142641304 isoform X2 translates to MKFEDLLMQRSDERQKRLDLEEEVKKLQGVLDGEQALNRVLRFALQGPVSSHPSLSSMVPPEVRLILEELAIVQEEILWLERKVEELKLILYKEREQNKEREMLHLTRLPEETQLLFGPENQSVLNDQRSRSQNYDEFRKERMRKERRPSLGSVSEILSMSSTRFNEEYQMSRRHTRRLIRNQHHINKESVIEKPNELSEKLIKCLISIFFKLNQASMEREGSAAVPKLTLPCMKSKGFMAKTTFNCKTSTFLFNDNTSNLDPYGILPDFDGLVRDFGPYENFIQVTRSSLDIGRISERLPAMRKLRFLMHRLCNVDLTFLTYKQKLAFWINIYNACIMHAYLEHGLPSTQGKLLDIMNKAAVNVGGIVLNALAIEHFILRHPWESNQGLTDEKEMLLRHAYGLGYPEPNVTFALCRGSWSSPALRVYTPNEVVNELGKAKVEYLEASVGVTSKRKIIVPKLLQWHMRDFADDMESLLEWIYSQLPRSGSLKRLMMECLNGETRSPRTKMVEIQPYEFEFRYLLAL